In Pelodiscus sinensis isolate JC-2024 chromosome 2, ASM4963464v1, whole genome shotgun sequence, the following proteins share a genomic window:
- the LOC142826781 gene encoding uncharacterized protein LOC142826781 — MSQPSEGSQPSTAPHDQPGGSREPARGRKRRAPAWSSAEIVDLIEVWGEASNVHDLRTSHRNAAVYGRMAASLAARGHQRSREQVRCKIKDLRQSYSRACLPGADPEACPHFHALDRILGPHAVPAPRDVIDPGAEGPLLDTEEEEEGSESQEPAASLPRTRDPRGTPQSRSPASSEAGEASTSAAPGTAGRTTPPAAAARARASRTARNQEDYQRRHLRFLDRQLRLQDHWVQEDLRLRQRSLEALEEQGRALRGHLQSLLDRFPFPPPPAPPLVPPLAPPAPPLAPPFAPPAPPLAPPLAPPAPPLAPPAPPAPPASAPASSTPPVLSAPPSTTIPHRRPRTRSVARRERHPDSHP, encoded by the exons atgagccagccatccgagggctcccagccctccactgctccccacgaccagcctggcggctcccgggagcctgcccgggggcgcaaaaggcgggcgcccgcctggtcaagtgcggagatcgtggacctcatcgaggtttggggggaagcctcaaatgtccacgatctccgcactagccaccggaacgcggccgtctatggacgcatggctgccagcctggccgccaggggccaccagcgcagccgggagcaggtgcgctgcaagattaaagacttgcggcagtcctactcccgggcctgcctgccaggggctgacccggaggcctgcccccacttccatgccctggaccgcatcctggggcctcatgccgtccctgccccccgggacgtgattgaccccggggcagagggaccgctcctggacaccgaggaggaggaagagggctctgagagccaggagcctgccgccagccttcccaggacccgggacccccgaggcaccccacagagccgctcgcctgcatcatcagaggccggggaggcgtccacct ctgcagcaccggggactgcagggcgcaccacaccgcctgcagcagccgcccgcgcccgggcaagcaggacagccaggaaccaggaggactaccagaggcggcatctccggttcctggaccgacagctccgtctccaggaccactgggtccaggaggacctcaggctgcgccagaggagtctggaggccctggaggagcagggccgtgccctgcgaggccacctccagagcctgctagaccgctttccatttcctcctccccctgctccccctcttgttccccctcttgctccccctgctccccctcttgctcccccttttgctccccctgctccccctcttgctccccctcttgctccccctgctccccctcttgctcctcctgctcctcctgctcctcctgcttccgctcctgcttcctccacaccccctgtcctctctgcccccccctccacaaccattccccaccgacgcccccggacccgcagtgtggcgagacgggagaggcacccagactcccacccctga